Within Streptomyces sp. NBC_00704, the genomic segment CCTGCGCCCGGCCGGGCCAGTAGTCGTCGTAGTACGCGGCCTGGAGGAACGCGCCCTGGAGCTGGCCGGGCCCCACCGTGCCGCCGGCCGGCTCCTCGGCCAGCCGGGCGCGGGCCCGCTCGTAGCTGTTCAGCACCTCGTCCGCGGTGTCGCCGAGGCCGTACACGTCGTCGTGCGCGGCGATCCACTCCCGCAGGTCCGTCCAGCGGCTCTCGAACGCCGCCGACTGGCCGAGGTTGTTGCGGTACCAGATCTGCGCGGGGTCCGGGTCCACGGCCGCGTCGAACACCATGCGCCGCACGTGGGAGGGGAACAGGGTCGCGTAGAGCGCCCCGAAGTAGGTGCCGTACGAGGCCCCCATGAACGTCAGCCGGTCCTCGCCGAGCGCCGCCCGCAGCACGTCCAGGTCCCGCGCGTTGTTGAGCGAGGTGTAGTGCCGCAGGGCGCTGCCCGTCCGCGTCGCGCAGCCCCGCGCGTACGCCTTCGCCTGGGCGATGCGCTCCTTCTTGTACGACTGCGAGGGATGGTCCGGGGCGGGGGAGGGGCCCTTGAAGAAGCGCTTGGGGTCCTGGCAGGACACGGGCGCCGACCGGCCCACGCCGCGCGGGTCGTAGCCGACCAGGTCGTACGCGGCCGCGATGCGCTTCCACTCCGGCAGCAGTCCGATCAGCGGGAAGTACCGGCCGGAGCCGCCGGGACCGCCCGGGTTGAAGACCAGCGCGCCCTGCCGGGGCACCCGCCGCTTGCTGTTGTGCGGGTCCCGGCCGGTGGCGGGCGCGCGGCTGACGCTCAGCTTGATCTGCCGGCCGTCGGGGTGGGCGTAGTCGAGCGGGACGGCGACCGTGCCGCACTGCATGGCGCCCGGCAGGTCCTGCGCGTCGGAGCACTTCCCGAAGGCGACGCCCTCGGCGGCGGCCCGCGCGGCGGCGAGCGCCACGCCGGGGGCGAGTGCCCTGCCCGCGGTGAGCGTCCCGCCCGGGGCGAGCGTCCTGCCCGCGGCGACGGGGCCCGCCGGGGCGACCGGGACGCCGGGGGCGTCGGCGTGGGGGAGCCCGCTCGCCGGGACGGCGGCGAGGGCGGTCAGGAGCAGGGCTCCTGCGGCCGAATGGAGGGCGGCGGCTCGCATCGGGTGTCCCTTCGGTGCACGGCGGCGACACAAGGGATGGTTGGTTCGGCCCAGGGGGAAGGCAAGCACCACCGGCGGGTGTCGGCTCCAATGCCCCCTGTGCGCCCCCCGGCGATGAGGCGCGCCCCGACGCGTCCCGGTCGTGCCCGTGCCGTCGCTCCCGGCCGCTTCCCGTTCGTGCCGTGCCGTGCGGTGCCGTGCCGCTCGCGTCGGGCCACGGCCGCCCGACGTCCGGCCCCTCGTCCCGCGCGAGGGTTCGGACACGGGGGTTCAGGCCGCGGGGTTCAGGAGCCGGGCGGCGGGCTCGCGGTGGCCGGCGGGAGCGTGTAGGCGGGGGACGGGGACTCCGTGAGCGGCACGACCGGGCCGGGGCCGGTCGACGCGGTGGAGGCTCCGGGGGAGCCGGCGGCCGGTGGCGTGCTGCCGGTGGCCAGGTCCTGGGCGACCGCGTCGAAGTCGACGTATCCGGTGGCCTCGAGGACCTTGATGTGG encodes:
- a CDS encoding alpha/beta hydrolase, producing the protein MRAAALHSAAGALLLTALAAVPASGLPHADAPGVPVAPAGPVAAGRTLAPGGTLTAGRALAPGVALAAARAAAEGVAFGKCSDAQDLPGAMQCGTVAVPLDYAHPDGRQIKLSVSRAPATGRDPHNSKRRVPRQGALVFNPGGPGGSGRYFPLIGLLPEWKRIAAAYDLVGYDPRGVGRSAPVSCQDPKRFFKGPSPAPDHPSQSYKKERIAQAKAYARGCATRTGSALRHYTSLNNARDLDVLRAALGEDRLTFMGASYGTYFGALYATLFPSHVRRMVFDAAVDPDPAQIWYRNNLGQSAAFESRWTDLREWIAAHDDVYGLGDTADEVLNSYERARARLAEEPAGGTVGPGQLQGAFLQAAYYDDYWPGRAQALSEYLKGDPKQLIAQAAPARAAAAEAENANAVYTAVECNDAPWPTDWRVWDRDNTRLARVAPFETWDNVWANLPCAYWPAPRQRPLDVRTGPGELPPTLILAAERDAAAPYAGALEMHRRLSGSVLVTERDAGTHGIAGGPNRCVNAHLDAYLLEGRLPARRAACAGRAEPKPKPDAGH